A region from the Pontixanthobacter aestiaquae genome encodes:
- a CDS encoding fatty acid desaturase family protein yields the protein MNMQRTIDPAAPQAASPTRGRLQSIRDDMDMLRAARDLTKDIAEANPRIFWTDMLLCAGLGYSALAGAILVESVPLAVALGLAAALLLYRALLFIHELSHIHKNALPGFRTAWNLIVGIPMLTPSFMYEGVHTLHHKRTQYGTVEDPEYLPLALMKPWSLPLFVLIALLAPPALLLRFAVLVPLGVIIPPIRKFVWERVSALSINPDFRRPAPKNELVNRVRWQEALGMIWAWCLIGSIFVFGWKPILVALAVFSLTATINQLRTLVAHLWENGGEAMTVTAQYLDSVNVPPPGLLAEIWAPVGLRYHALHHLLPSVPYHSLPEAHRRLRGALGEGSTIDGADHPGMWHLVGRIAKSTMRAR from the coding sequence ATGAATATGCAACGCACAATTGATCCCGCTGCACCGCAGGCCGCCAGCCCCACAAGGGGCAGGCTACAGTCGATCCGCGATGACATGGATATGCTGCGCGCTGCGCGCGATCTTACGAAGGATATTGCCGAGGCAAATCCGCGTATTTTTTGGACAGACATGCTGCTCTGCGCAGGCCTGGGCTATTCGGCACTGGCGGGTGCGATCTTGGTGGAAAGTGTTCCGCTGGCCGTAGCGCTCGGACTAGCGGCAGCATTGCTGCTCTACCGTGCGCTGCTGTTTATCCACGAGCTATCGCACATCCATAAAAATGCCCTGCCGGGATTCCGCACGGCGTGGAATTTGATTGTCGGTATTCCGATGCTGACGCCGTCCTTCATGTATGAAGGTGTCCACACGCTGCATCACAAACGAACGCAGTACGGCACGGTTGAGGATCCTGAATATCTGCCATTGGCTTTAATGAAGCCGTGGTCATTGCCGCTGTTTGTATTGATCGCTTTGCTGGCACCGCCTGCGCTGCTGTTGCGCTTTGCTGTGTTGGTGCCGCTAGGCGTGATTATCCCTCCAATACGTAAATTTGTGTGGGAACGTGTTTCCGCGCTGTCGATCAATCCAGATTTCCGCCGTCCGGCTCCTAAGAATGAACTGGTGAACCGTGTCCGCTGGCAGGAAGCGCTCGGCATGATTTGGGCATGGTGCCTGATCGGCAGTATCTTCGTGTTTGGCTGGAAGCCTATTCTCGTCGCGCTGGCAGTTTTTTCGCTAACCGCCACAATCAACCAATTGCGCACTTTGGTTGCGCATTTGTGGGAAAATGGTGGTGAAGCGATGACAGTGACTGCGCAATATCTGGATTCGGTCAATGTTCCGCCACCTGGCCTGCTCGCTGAGATATGGGCACCTGTTGGGCTGCGCTATCACGCGCTGCATCATTTGCTGCCTTCGGTTCCCTATCACTCGCTGCCAGAGGCGCACCGGCGTTTGCGTGGGGCTTTGGGTGAGGGGTCGACGATCGATGGTGCTGATCATCCTGGAATGTGGCATTTGGTGGGCCGGATCGCCAAGAGTACGATGCGCGCCCGCTGA
- a CDS encoding GNAT family N-acetyltransferase, protein MNGWSLRLARPDDADALPAIELSAGTLFTSDPDLGDAAGQHAICPEQHRRLIGKGHCLVALSGDEIIGFLASEPHRRQLHIVEVSVHADYQGRGIGAGLMRAAKIDAHNSGFTALTLTTFRDVAWNAPFYSRLGFVEIEDLEAHPRLAAELEKEAAHSLPRERRCAMIQFFD, encoded by the coding sequence ATGAACGGTTGGTCACTGCGGCTTGCCAGGCCTGATGATGCCGATGCCCTGCCTGCGATTGAATTATCTGCCGGTACGCTCTTCACCTCTGATCCGGACTTGGGCGATGCCGCTGGTCAGCACGCTATCTGTCCGGAGCAGCACAGGCGACTGATCGGCAAAGGACACTGCCTTGTCGCATTATCCGGCGACGAAATCATCGGCTTTCTGGCGAGCGAACCGCACCGCCGCCAGCTCCACATTGTTGAAGTCTCGGTCCACGCCGACTATCAGGGGCGCGGTATCGGAGCGGGCCTGATGCGCGCCGCCAAAATCGATGCTCACAATAGCGGGTTCACCGCACTAACTCTTACCACATTTCGCGATGTCGCATGGAACGCCCCGTTCTACAGTCGGCTCGGCTTTGTGGAAATCGAGGATCTGGAGGCGCACCCACGCTTGGCGGCTGAATTGGAGAAAGAAGCAGCGCACAGTTTACCGCGCGAGCGGCGCTGCGCAATGATCCAGTTTTTCGATTAG
- the lptG gene encoding LPS export ABC transporter permease LptG: protein MQLDFFPSRSLTLYLAKMFFVRILAMLTVLVIVLMALDLLSRTGDILAAPGNGQGELLTYIGLRAPQLIARFLPYSVLLATLITLVTLNQNSEVVAMKAAGLSAHQVLAPLLLTAALVSAANFAFNERVVTRATATLKAWENNDYGPVPEDSGIRTNVYLTDGADILTATTLTGTGDDTLMEDVTWYSRDPQGMLSEQLRAERATYAAPGWKLENVERFDISAANTSTSDTVVVGKGLTTAQIELESVDPEGQNFFELWRSIEAYEAVGRRTTELRAKWWHKISGPLSAFLMPLLGAVAAFGLARSGQLFVRAIIGMALGFAYFVVDNAALAMGSFGGYPPFLAAWAPFFLFLLIGETVLIRTEE, encoded by the coding sequence ATGCAGCTTGATTTCTTTCCCTCGCGGTCACTGACGCTTTATCTCGCGAAAATGTTCTTCGTGCGCATCTTGGCGATGCTCACTGTGCTGGTGATCGTGTTGATGGCGCTCGATCTGCTGAGTCGCACTGGTGATATTCTGGCAGCACCCGGTAACGGGCAGGGAGAACTTTTGACCTATATCGGGTTACGAGCGCCGCAATTGATTGCGCGTTTCCTTCCCTATTCGGTGCTGCTCGCGACACTAATCACATTGGTCACGCTTAATCAGAACAGTGAAGTCGTCGCGATGAAAGCAGCCGGCCTATCCGCCCACCAAGTGCTGGCACCACTGCTGCTTACCGCCGCGCTGGTTTCCGCCGCAAATTTCGCTTTCAACGAGCGGGTCGTAACGCGCGCAACCGCGACGCTGAAAGCCTGGGAGAACAACGATTACGGTCCTGTGCCCGAGGATTCCGGCATTCGCACCAATGTCTATCTCACCGACGGCGCGGATATATTAACGGCCACCACGCTGACTGGCACCGGCGATGACACGCTGATGGAAGATGTCACGTGGTATAGCCGCGATCCGCAAGGGATGCTGTCCGAACAGTTGCGTGCAGAGCGGGCAACATACGCCGCGCCAGGATGGAAGTTGGAGAATGTCGAGCGTTTTGACATCTCTGCAGCCAACACCAGCACTAGCGATACGGTCGTGGTTGGCAAAGGACTGACAACTGCACAGATCGAACTGGAGAGTGTCGATCCCGAAGGCCAAAACTTCTTCGAGCTGTGGCGATCGATTGAAGCCTACGAAGCGGTTGGCCGCCGTACGACCGAACTGCGAGCAAAATGGTGGCACAAAATCAGCGGTCCGCTTTCCGCGTTCCTGATGCCGCTGCTGGGCGCGGTTGCCGCATTCGGCCTTGCCCGATCCGGGCAATTGTTTGTGCGCGCGATTATCGGCATGGCGCTCGGCTTCGCCTATTTTGTGGTCGATAATGCCGCGCTCGCAATGGGAAGCTTTGGCGGATATCCGCCCTTTTTGGCCGCGTGGGCGCCGTTCTTCCTGTTCCTGCTTATCGGTGAGACCGTCCTGATCCGGACTGAGGAATGA
- the lptF gene encoding LPS export ABC transporter permease LptF gives MFNFIPAIDRYIFRLVIVPMLGVFALAASLLLLEKMLRLFDFVATEGGPVGIVFKMLLSIFPEYASLAIPLGLLLGILLAFRKLATSSELDVFRAVGLGYGRLLRVPFILAGILMAVNVALVFYVQPVARYTYAQLEYQLRSGALGASIKVGEFTTLKDRMALRIEESEDQGRQLKGIFARVANTKGQVLSISAREGSFLATSDSPDTIILRLTDGTIVQDTGAGDETPRVLSFTRHDLPIDLPQIEEFRERGDAEREYILPELLSIGWSEDETDAKRDASQASFNYRLVEVVMMALMPLLAVALAIPPKRSTSALGVFVAIIMVVSYHKVNQYGEDVAALGRVDPTVALWTPFAIFAALILWMFYRVAYVPGGQAIGALETAMSKIGKGIGKLFGKKKRAPELAPAE, from the coding sequence GTGTTCAATTTCATTCCAGCCATAGACCGCTATATTTTCCGGCTCGTGATCGTACCGATGCTCGGCGTGTTTGCCCTCGCCGCATCGCTGCTGCTGCTGGAGAAAATGCTGCGGCTGTTCGACTTTGTCGCGACCGAAGGTGGTCCGGTTGGTATCGTCTTCAAAATGCTGCTGAGCATCTTTCCCGAATATGCCAGCCTCGCGATCCCGCTCGGACTGCTGCTCGGAATATTGCTTGCATTCCGTAAGCTTGCAACATCCAGCGAACTCGACGTATTTCGCGCAGTCGGGCTTGGTTATGGCCGTTTGTTGCGGGTCCCATTCATTCTGGCTGGTATCCTGATGGCGGTGAATGTCGCGCTGGTGTTCTACGTCCAGCCGGTCGCGCGCTACACCTATGCGCAGCTTGAATATCAATTGCGGTCCGGCGCATTGGGTGCATCGATAAAAGTTGGTGAGTTTACTACGCTGAAAGACCGGATGGCTTTGCGGATTGAGGAAAGCGAAGATCAGGGCAGGCAATTGAAGGGCATTTTCGCACGCGTCGCGAACACCAAGGGGCAGGTTCTGTCGATCTCTGCCCGCGAGGGCAGTTTCCTCGCTACAAGCGATAGCCCTGATACGATTATCCTTCGCCTGACGGATGGGACGATTGTCCAAGACACAGGCGCAGGGGACGAAACGCCGCGGGTTCTGAGTTTCACCCGTCATGACTTACCGATCGACCTGCCTCAGATCGAAGAGTTCCGTGAACGCGGCGACGCCGAGCGCGAATATATCCTACCGGAACTGCTGAGCATCGGCTGGTCGGAGGACGAAACCGATGCCAAACGTGACGCCAGCCAAGCGAGCTTTAACTACAGGCTTGTCGAGGTGGTCATGATGGCGCTGATGCCTCTCCTCGCCGTAGCACTCGCGATACCGCCCAAGCGATCAACCTCCGCGCTCGGGGTATTCGTCGCCATTATTATGGTGGTGTCCTATCACAAGGTGAACCAATATGGAGAGGATGTGGCTGCATTGGGCCGCGTCGATCCGACCGTGGCATTATGGACCCCGTTCGCGATCTTTGCCGCGTTGATATTATGGATGTTCTACCGCGTCGCGTATGTCCCCGGCGGCCAAGCCATCGGCGCGCTTGAAACCGCTATGTCGAAAATCGGCAAAGGCATTGGCAAGCTGTTCGGCAAGAAGAAGCGCGCGCCTGAACTGGCACCTGCGGAATAG
- the clpS gene encoding ATP-dependent Clp protease adapter ClpS: MFSTLPSAHDTSITIRAAENGKPDDGDDGRDSDVGVVTKTQAKTKKPSQYKVLLLNDDYTPMEFVVIILKRFFRMDMEQATRVMLHVHQKGVGVCGIYSYEVAETKVNQVMDFAKENQHPLQCTLEKA, encoded by the coding sequence ATGTTTTCGACTCTCCCTTCCGCTCACGATACCTCAATCACGATCCGCGCTGCCGAGAATGGCAAACCGGATGATGGCGACGATGGACGTGACAGCGATGTGGGCGTCGTCACGAAGACGCAGGCCAAGACCAAAAAGCCTAGCCAGTACAAAGTGCTGCTGCTGAATGATGATTATACTCCGATGGAATTCGTGGTGATCATCCTCAAGCGCTTCTTCCGGATGGATATGGAACAAGCAACCCGCGTGATGCTGCATGTCCACCAAAAAGGCGTCGGGGTATGCGGAATTTATTCCTACGAAGTGGCTGAAACCAAGGTTAACCAAGTGATGGATTTCGCCAAAGAAAACCAACACCCGCTGCAATGTACGCTTGAGAAAGCCTGA
- a CDS encoding phasin family protein, whose product MATNASKIDAAAEKAYAEAAAKKADKTSDDAKKDVSVAAIAKAVEQDETAPVKVEAVKKAVKAPAKKKSAAKKTSAKKKVAAKKAAPAKKATAKKTAAKKAPAKRKPAAIKTTKKLNAKDTVMTKAQTKAADYTAQVKEGFADLQERAKTAYDKGTEIASEMGEFTKGNVEAVVESGKILAAGVQDMGKVYVEDVKGAVETMTADVKEVAAVKSPTDFVQLQGKIARRNVDATVAAVSKNTEAWVKLANDAFAPLSSRASVAMDKVRKAA is encoded by the coding sequence ATGGCAACCAACGCCAGCAAAATCGATGCCGCCGCAGAAAAGGCCTATGCTGAAGCTGCTGCAAAGAAGGCTGACAAGACATCGGACGACGCCAAAAAAGATGTCAGCGTCGCTGCAATCGCGAAGGCAGTTGAGCAGGATGAAACTGCACCTGTGAAGGTTGAAGCTGTCAAAAAAGCAGTGAAAGCTCCGGCTAAGAAAAAGTCTGCTGCGAAGAAGACTTCGGCCAAGAAAAAGGTCGCAGCCAAGAAAGCTGCTCCTGCGAAAAAAGCTACTGCCAAGAAGACTGCGGCGAAGAAGGCTCCTGCCAAGCGCAAGCCTGCTGCAATCAAAACAACCAAGAAATTGAATGCAAAGGACACTGTAATGACCAAAGCACAAACTAAAGCCGCCGATTATACCGCACAAGTCAAGGAAGGCTTCGCCGACCTGCAAGAGCGTGCGAAAACTGCTTATGACAAGGGCACTGAAATCGCTTCTGAAATGGGCGAATTCACCAAGGGCAACGTCGAAGCTGTGGTTGAATCGGGCAAGATCCTCGCCGCTGGCGTGCAGGACATGGGCAAAGTCTATGTCGAAGACGTGAAAGGCGCTGTGGAAACCATGACTGCCGATGTTAAGGAAGTCGCTGCCGTTAAGTCGCCAACTGACTTCGTTCAGCTGCAAGGCAAAATCGCTCGTCGTAACGTTGACGCAACTGTTGCTGCGGTTTCGAAAAACACCGAAGCATGGGTTAAGCTTGCTAACGACGCTTTCGCACCGCTTTCGAGCCGCGCAAGTGTTGCAATGGACAAAGTCCGCAAAGCTGCCTGA
- a CDS encoding PHA/PHB synthase family protein: MADKSDPNDLFQDAIGKQTEMMQKLFGTFMSSGRMQTPPMFDPSSLAGMDAPQDMRQNIKGWAEVSAKLQKMWLDFQNDQRLSVEAPIAVVDPMQWAGAMQDWFGQMPLTEPEKQKELWEESLQLWQTVLGRYGIGPEAMNETETELPRTDRRFKDRRWSDQPAFALIHQTYLLIAERLDAMIDEMEGLDDAKREQLRFATRAVIEASSPANFAATNPIVLERTMETKGENLVRGMEHLITDLKKGQLTHTDPDAFTLGENIAATPGKVVYETPLYQLIQYSPTTEEVLETPLVIFPPWINRFYILDLNPKNSFIRWAVEQGVTTFVVSWKSADESMADVVWDDYILAQIDAINHIRERLKVPSVHAIGYCVAGTTLAATLAILHRRKEEKKVKSATFFTAQVDFSKAGELLHFIDDQQLAGLETLTPKGYLDGRYMAAAFNLLRGEGLIWNYWVNNYLLGEDYPAFDLLHWNGDVTNLPAKWHRDYLTDLYRDNKLVQPDAMAADNTPIDLTKVKTPAYVQAGKEDHIAPAESVWHITDHFEGPLRFVLAGSGHIAGVVNPPSSGKYQYWTNENKVSSLEEFKAGATETAGSWWPDWIEWLQSQDNTKVPAKGKRKPGGRGDKVIEDAPGRYVKKR; encoded by the coding sequence ATGGCTGACAAAAGCGACCCAAATGATCTCTTCCAAGATGCAATCGGCAAGCAGACAGAGATGATGCAGAAATTGTTCGGCACGTTCATGTCCAGCGGCCGGATGCAAACGCCGCCGATGTTCGATCCTTCGTCATTAGCCGGAATGGACGCGCCGCAAGATATGCGCCAAAACATAAAAGGTTGGGCAGAAGTCAGCGCGAAGTTACAAAAGATGTGGCTCGACTTCCAAAACGATCAAAGACTTTCGGTAGAAGCGCCCATCGCGGTGGTCGACCCGATGCAATGGGCGGGTGCAATGCAGGACTGGTTCGGCCAGATGCCACTCACCGAACCTGAAAAGCAGAAGGAGCTTTGGGAAGAAAGCCTGCAATTGTGGCAAACCGTGCTGGGTCGCTATGGAATTGGCCCCGAGGCGATGAACGAGACTGAAACCGAGCTACCGCGCACTGACCGCCGGTTCAAGGATCGTCGTTGGAGCGACCAGCCTGCCTTCGCGCTGATCCACCAGACCTATCTGCTGATCGCCGAGCGCCTCGATGCGATGATCGACGAGATGGAGGGGCTTGATGACGCAAAGCGCGAGCAGCTCCGCTTTGCAACACGGGCAGTGATCGAAGCGAGCAGCCCGGCAAACTTCGCTGCGACCAACCCTATCGTGCTCGAACGCACCATGGAGACCAAGGGCGAAAACCTGGTCAGAGGGATGGAGCATCTGATCACTGACTTGAAGAAAGGTCAGCTCACCCACACGGATCCCGATGCTTTCACGCTCGGGGAGAATATCGCCGCAACGCCCGGCAAGGTCGTCTACGAGACACCTCTTTATCAGCTGATCCAATACAGCCCCACGACTGAAGAAGTTCTCGAAACGCCGTTAGTGATCTTCCCGCCGTGGATTAATCGCTTTTACATTCTCGACCTCAATCCAAAAAACAGCTTCATCCGCTGGGCGGTCGAACAAGGCGTGACCACCTTTGTGGTCAGCTGGAAATCGGCTGATGAAAGCATGGCTGATGTGGTGTGGGACGATTACATCCTCGCTCAGATCGATGCGATCAATCACATTCGCGAGCGGCTGAAAGTGCCGTCGGTTCATGCTATCGGATATTGCGTCGCCGGAACTACTCTCGCCGCCACACTGGCCATTCTGCATCGCCGTAAAGAAGAGAAGAAAGTCAAAAGCGCTACCTTCTTCACTGCGCAAGTGGATTTCTCCAAGGCGGGCGAATTGCTCCACTTCATTGATGACCAGCAATTGGCTGGTCTCGAGACGCTGACACCGAAGGGCTATCTTGATGGCCGCTACATGGCCGCCGCCTTCAACCTGCTGCGCGGTGAGGGGCTGATCTGGAATTACTGGGTGAACAATTATCTGCTCGGCGAAGACTATCCCGCCTTTGATCTGTTGCACTGGAATGGCGATGTCACCAATCTGCCAGCCAAATGGCATCGGGATTATCTCACGGACCTCTACCGCGACAACAAGTTGGTCCAGCCCGATGCAATGGCAGCGGACAACACACCGATAGATTTGACCAAGGTTAAAACTCCAGCATATGTTCAAGCGGGCAAAGAAGACCATATCGCACCCGCCGAAAGCGTGTGGCACATTACTGATCACTTTGAGGGTCCGCTGCGCTTTGTGCTCGCCGGGTCCGGCCATATTGCTGGCGTGGTCAATCCGCCTTCCTCCGGAAAATATCAATATTGGACCAACGAGAACAAGGTTTCATCGCTCGAAGAATTTAAAGCAGGCGCGACCGAGACTGCTGGCAGCTGGTGGCCGGACTGGATCGAGTGGCTACAGAGCCAAGACAACACCAAAGTGCCCGCAAAAGGCAAAAGGAAGCCCGGCGGACGCGGCGATAAAGTGATCGAGGATGCACCCGGAAGGTACGTAAAAAAACGATAA
- a CDS encoding LL-diaminopimelate aminotransferase, which translates to MNTDFYRMKRLPPYVIAEVNAMRAAARQEGRDIIDLGMGNPDQPPPQHVIDKLCEVAQKPTAHGYSQSKGIPGLRKAKANYYERRFGVDLDPETEIVVTMGSKEGLASLANAITAPGDVILAPNPSYPIHTFGFIIAGATIRAVPTTPDEEYWRALENAMAFTVPRPSVLVVNYPSNPTAEVVDLAFYERLVAWAKENEVWILSDLAYSELYYDGKPTPSIMQVPGAKDVAVEFTSMSKTYSMAGWRMGFAVGNKQLIAAMTRVKSYLDYGAFTPIQAAACAALNGPQDIVETNRQLYQKRRDVMVDAFSRTGWDIPPPPASMFAWAPLPPALKDMGSLEFSKQLLTHAEVAVAPGVGYGELGEGYVRIAMVENEQRIRQAARNVKRYLTSLGINGS; encoded by the coding sequence ATGAACACCGACTTCTACCGCATGAAACGCTTGCCTCCTTATGTGATAGCAGAAGTGAATGCGATGCGCGCGGCCGCGCGGCAAGAAGGCCGCGACATTATCGATCTGGGCATGGGCAATCCCGACCAACCGCCTCCGCAGCATGTAATCGATAAGCTCTGCGAAGTGGCGCAAAAGCCGACTGCGCATGGCTATTCGCAATCAAAAGGCATTCCCGGATTGCGCAAAGCCAAGGCCAATTATTACGAGCGGCGGTTTGGCGTTGACCTGGATCCCGAGACCGAGATTGTCGTGACAATGGGATCGAAGGAAGGGCTAGCCAGCCTCGCAAACGCGATCACTGCGCCGGGCGACGTGATCCTCGCGCCAAACCCGTCCTATCCGATCCATACATTCGGCTTCATCATTGCCGGAGCGACGATCCGCGCGGTGCCGACAACGCCGGATGAAGAATATTGGCGTGCGCTTGAGAACGCGATGGCTTTCACGGTACCGCGTCCGAGTGTATTGGTGGTCAATTACCCATCCAACCCGACTGCTGAAGTTGTCGATCTGGCGTTCTATGAGCGGCTGGTCGCCTGGGCCAAGGAGAACGAAGTCTGGATTTTGTCCGACCTCGCTTATTCCGAGCTGTATTATGACGGCAAGCCCACTCCTTCCATCATGCAGGTGCCCGGGGCAAAAGATGTCGCGGTCGAGTTCACGTCCATGTCGAAAACATATTCGATGGCGGGTTGGCGTATGGGCTTTGCGGTTGGCAACAAACAGCTGATCGCGGCGATGACGCGCGTGAAGTCCTATCTCGATTACGGCGCGTTTACCCCGATCCAAGCAGCAGCCTGTGCTGCGCTCAATGGCCCGCAAGACATCGTCGAAACCAATCGCCAGCTCTATCAAAAGCGCCGTGATGTTATGGTCGACGCCTTTTCGCGTACCGGCTGGGACATTCCTCCGCCGCCAGCATCGATGTTCGCATGGGCGCCATTGCCGCCCGCGCTGAAGGACATGGGCAGCCTCGAATTCTCCAAGCAGCTCCTGACTCACGCCGAGGTCGCCGTGGCACCAGGCGTCGGATATGGTGAATTGGGCGAAGGCTATGTGCGCATCGCTATGGTCGAAAACGAGCAGCGTATCCGCCAGGCTGCTCGTAATGTGAAGCGCTATCTGACGTCGCTCGGGATCAATGGCAGTTGA
- a CDS encoding LuxR C-terminal-related transcriptional regulator, producing MARAARKPLTEKQRAVMERVDRRVPIAIIADEMGVSETRINQHIRSLKDRFGVENLNALVEQYRLSADYTDGPEDPLRKAQYSFSQAAKGPIFPDQQSRVDPGEIVLSDSHHVLIDAPWTGSREPVVVPTKLDGDQAVLYRSMAMLGIAVGITAAVILTVSAALTVSEVLDGKAEIRTDNQGS from the coding sequence ATGGCGCGGGCAGCCAGAAAGCCGCTGACGGAAAAACAGCGCGCCGTTATGGAGCGCGTAGATCGCCGCGTCCCGATTGCAATAATCGCGGACGAAATGGGTGTTTCCGAAACCCGAATTAACCAGCATATACGTTCACTTAAGGATCGTTTTGGGGTCGAGAATCTGAATGCTCTGGTGGAGCAATATCGCCTCTCAGCTGACTATACGGACGGACCTGAAGACCCCTTAAGGAAAGCTCAATACAGTTTTTCTCAGGCTGCCAAAGGTCCGATTTTCCCCGATCAGCAGAGCCGGGTCGACCCTGGTGAGATCGTCCTCTCTGATTCGCATCACGTCCTCATCGATGCGCCTTGGACAGGATCCCGGGAACCAGTGGTCGTCCCAACCAAACTCGATGGCGATCAGGCCGTCTTGTACCGCTCCATGGCGATGCTGGGCATTGCTGTTGGCATAACTGCCGCAGTCATTCTTACAGTTTCAGCCGCGCTTACGGTCAGCGAAGTACTCGACGGCAAAGCCGAGATACGAACCGATAATCAAGGCTCCTAG
- a CDS encoding JAB domain-containing protein has protein sequence MADLLAPFAGPAAPQLASQLRSQFGSLARALSAPRSQWRPIEEGYGQVCDLIFAARDLVDAARHEQLQSTVINSRDPEFLTYLRTCLCRSSGESLLVVFCDNEGKYLIDEKMGWGSAHNIRLDMAHLFRRALALDAASLVLAHNHPSGNCQPSEDDIVATRKLAEVGHVLGVEVVDHLIVTRDKAYSMRAGGKF, from the coding sequence ATGGCGGACCTCCTCGCCCCCTTCGCGGGACCAGCGGCCCCTCAGCTAGCGTCACAGCTGCGCAGCCAATTCGGCTCACTCGCTCGGGCCTTGTCCGCACCGCGCTCGCAATGGCGTCCAATCGAAGAAGGTTATGGCCAGGTTTGCGACCTGATTTTTGCAGCGCGCGACTTAGTTGATGCTGCCCGGCACGAACAGCTGCAAAGCACAGTTATTAATTCGCGCGACCCTGAATTCTTGACCTATCTGAGAACCTGCCTTTGTCGAAGTTCGGGTGAAAGCTTGCTGGTTGTCTTCTGCGATAATGAGGGCAAATATCTTATCGACGAGAAGATGGGTTGGGGCAGCGCGCATAATATCCGTCTGGATATGGCGCATCTGTTCCGCCGTGCGCTGGCGCTCGACGCAGCGTCGCTCGTTTTGGCGCACAACCACCCTTCTGGAAACTGCCAACCAAGCGAAGACGATATCGTCGCGACGCGGAAGCTTGCGGAGGTCGGGCATGTGCTCGGTGTTGAAGTTGTCGATCATCTTATTGTCACGCGCGACAAAGCTTATAGCATGCGTGCTGGCGGTAAGTTTTGA
- a CDS encoding winged helix-turn-helix domain-containing protein: MISPATPKLQASALTADGMLPRFLKAGDIRLDLFHRDASVGGSWIGLHPREFEVLWRLAETPDVVVSRTRLLKDVWRLNHDPETNRVEVNISRIRSKLHPFRLSWMVRTSDAGGYFLTTEPLSVDI; the protein is encoded by the coding sequence GTGATCTCGCCTGCAACTCCTAAACTGCAGGCTTCCGCTCTCACTGCTGACGGAATGCTGCCACGCTTTTTGAAGGCCGGAGATATTCGCTTGGACCTGTTCCACCGGGATGCTTCGGTCGGTGGGAGCTGGATCGGTTTACACCCGCGTGAGTTCGAGGTTCTCTGGCGGCTCGCGGAAACTCCGGACGTTGTCGTTTCGCGTACGCGTTTGCTGAAAGATGTTTGGCGCCTGAACCACGACCCTGAGACCAATCGGGTCGAAGTAAATATCTCGCGTATCCGATCTAAACTGCACCCGTTTAGGCTATCTTGGATGGTCCGCACGAGCGATGCGGGCGGCTATTTTCTGACGACGGAACCGTTATCCGTCGACATTTGA
- a CDS encoding crotonase/enoyl-CoA hydratase family protein, translating into MQFQENDRVAIQLGRDGVAQVRLTRPDKMNALDPEMFERIIQAGQALHDMKGLRAVVLSGEGKSFCAGLDTSSFGREPADDEPALTERTYGNSNKFQQVATQWRKLPVPVIAAVHGVCFGGGMQIASGADVRVVAPDARMAIMELKWGLVPDMGGYALWRGLVRDDVLRELIYTNRQFSGEEAREYGLATFVDADPLTKATAIATEIANRNPHAIRGAKRLANGMTELDGDAILMEESIEQHAIMRTKNQIEAVMAGMAKRAPKFEDV; encoded by the coding sequence ATGCAATTTCAGGAAAATGATCGGGTCGCAATACAACTTGGTCGCGACGGTGTCGCACAGGTCAGGCTTACCCGCCCCGACAAGATGAATGCGCTTGACCCTGAAATGTTCGAACGGATCATTCAGGCGGGACAGGCCCTGCATGACATGAAGGGCTTGCGTGCAGTCGTTCTTTCTGGCGAAGGCAAAAGCTTCTGCGCCGGCCTTGATACATCAAGCTTTGGACGTGAGCCCGCTGACGACGAGCCAGCGCTGACCGAGCGTACTTACGGCAATTCCAACAAGTTTCAGCAGGTTGCGACGCAATGGCGCAAATTACCCGTCCCGGTCATCGCTGCAGTGCACGGCGTATGTTTCGGCGGCGGAATGCAAATTGCGAGCGGAGCAGACGTCCGTGTTGTCGCGCCTGATGCGCGGATGGCGATAATGGAGCTTAAATGGGGACTGGTGCCCGATATGGGCGGTTATGCTCTATGGCGCGGGCTTGTACGCGACGATGTCTTGCGTGAACTGATCTACACTAACCGTCAGTTCAGCGGTGAAGAAGCTAGGGAATACGGTCTTGCTACATTCGTCGACGCTGACCCGCTGACTAAAGCAACAGCCATTGCCACCGAGATCGCTAATCGCAATCCGCATGCTATTCGCGGCGCAAAGCGACTGGCCAATGGTATGACCGAACTGGACGGCGATGCGATCCTGATGGAAGAAAGCATAGAACAGCACGCCATTATGCGGACTAAAAACCAGATCGAGGCGGTTATGGCTGGGATGGCCAAGCGTGCTCCGAAGTTTGAGGACGTGTAG